The genomic region CCCATTTATAGTTCCAGAATTTATACCATCTCTCTTCACTTTGTTTCCCCTTTCACTTGAATCAGGATCTTTAAAACCAATTTGTACAACACTTGAAATATTACAACTTTTAGGCTACAACCCATGCTTGCAATATTGTTTAACATTTTACccacaattttgtaattttatccCTTTACATATAGAAAGAAAACCTCAATATTATAAATTCAATGCAATATGTATGTCAATAGAAATCTAAAAGTTCATAGATTTTACTAGCAAGCTACAAaggaattatatatgttaaattctgaattgaatataattttaaaaatatttgtgtaATATTATGATGttcattactttatttttaacatttaattaaaagtttatcTGTTTATGTTcgttaatgaatatttttaaaaataacatgtttgtgaaaacatgttaatcaACATTTTACTAATACTTgatgattaataataatataaataaacatatttcttaaaattatcaaatacaaacaataataatattattaattgattataaaataaatacataattatataAACAAGTTTTAAACAAATTTGTTTAGGAACacaaattaacaaaacataacatgcCTTGTTTGTGTGAAGTTCGTTCAATTCAATGAATGAGtcttaaaatcttatttatgtccatttattttactttaataaatataagtataaCAAAATTCAAGAATTCACTTACAACCAATTCAAGTTTCACCAACTTTgaaatttctaatatttattttttcaaaagatacctccatttcaaattttgaaacatcTCTCCTACAAATTCCCCAACACTAAAtaggtttaattaaattattaatagtgtaagtaataattattttgtaagagAATAGTAAATTgcctatataaaataaatagagttaTTGGGATCCCGTAAATTGTAGGCTAATAACGTTCAACTAGCTAGCTTTCCTTAATATTCTAGCTTTTCGCACTGAAATATTACAAGGAACAAGAGCATAACTTGTGGCATTTCTATTTATGTGTATTCCTGTAATGAATTTTTGGTtgttcaattttacaaaaaattattttaattctatttaatttcttttagtctttaaatttatgttttctttcaaatcactcaaaatgaatagaaaagttGACGTTTTTAAACTTTACTGTTATGTcatgcatttaattaattttaaaaaattataaaattaaaagaaaagataaaattattttaaaaattaagaatcattgtataaaaatatttttagttttttaaattttaaaaattaattaaatgatgacatGTTAACCATGTGTATATGATGTTAACagagttaaaattattaatttttcatccattttgagtgatttgacaaaaactAAAAGTTTAAAAGCTAAAAGAGGCGAAAAAATTAAACGGAggactaaaatgactttttataAAGTTTGAGGACCAAAATGAATTACCAACAATTTATATATCCATAATAAGTCGGATGATAccatcaaataaaatttcttttaaatatatatatttatattaaggtTTCATCATTTAATTCACTTATAATACATTATACACTcaccaaaatcaaatatatctcCAAACTATTAAACTATAAACAATTAAACTATAAACAAGGCCTTAGATAGTTTGAAACATAATCCAAGTAcataataaaaagagaaaaattgctcaaaaacaaagagaaatttaagaattaCTATGTAGTTTAAggttgttttttaataaaaaagttaaaacacaaaataaatattgaatactCAAATTTTATGTTTCTCTTGGATGTTTGCCATCCTTTTCCAATATACATATGCCCAATTTTTACTAAGATTTCTATTCTAATTCATCTACCATTTACAAATTATAATCAAGCACTGGATATCAAAGCTAGAATAACTTAAATCTTCCCTCAAATTGATATATTGAGATCAATGCGAGGCTTTTTAGCAACTGGCATTGGAACAAGGGTATTGCACCTAGGACATTTAGGGTTATGTTTCATTATCAACACATACGATAAGCATCCGGGACAACCCGCTGCAACCGGCGACGCAAACAACTTATCTTGATCACCTTCACTGTTTTGCGAATCTTTGATCGAAGATGATGACGAAGAGTATGATGGTGATCGCTTCTTGATCGGCTCTTTCTCGGCACGTTCAAGCGCGAATTTTACTTTGTCGAGGGTGCAAACACTTTGATAATTGGTAGGAGTGAGTGATGAGACTAATTTCAATTCTAGGTTGGTGTCGTCGAAAAGGTTTAGCAAAGGTTTAGAGGAAGAGGCTGGAAAATTCAAATCTTGAAGCTTTGGCACTGTTTGATTGATTTGGTGCTTGCTTCCATCTGATAATTGTGAAGAACTTGAGGAATTGCATCTTTGCAAGTACACCTTACCGGACTGCAACCatcaaattatcaaatcaatcaatcaatcaataaaTCAATCATACTTTACATaacaaaaaatgaatcaaaGAAACTAAAGTAATATTCgcgaataaaaaaatatgcaaaaactggaaaatataaagaaagatTGCAGCCATGGAATTGaaactataattaaataaattatattagaagggaaaaaataataagaaaaattatttaattcctTTTGAGATGAGAAAAATCAACCTACTTTCAAGTCTAGGCGCTTTTCCCATCCATTAGGGACTTGAAGGTCGAGGTTAAGTTCTTCTGATTGATCAGTTTTCGTATTGATGAAAGGGGAGGCACCACCTGCGCCACCGCCTCCGCCTCCAAGCAAGTCCCTAGTGATCAAAGCCGTTGGTTTTGCACCACCGGATTCATTCCCAACCATTAGATCATCCTTGTATCCGCTTAAAACTCTATGTAAAGAGCTAACATCGGCAGCCATAGCCAAAGGGAGGAGGAAGTGAGTGTCTACTGTCTAACAGggtggtttttttttcttgatacAACAATAACTCTAAGAGATATATGAGCCATTTATAAGTGTTAAAGCAAAAAATATACTTACtttgttaataaaaaaagataaaactaAAAGCTCATAATTACTgttattaatgttaaattaattaaaattgaatttaataagaaataaattactGAGTTGATTAAAATTGTTCTAATTAATTGTTACATTTAAtgttttgcttatttatttatggtagGAGGGAGAGaggaattcaagaaaaaaaaaagaagggaagGCATGCAAATAAATAGCCACATTAATTGCTTCGGAATACAAGTAGACAACAATTAGATGTAGACTTTGTACACGTGAGAGTCGGTCCAAATCTAAGTCGGATGTTgaatatcaattttcatattagATTAAACTatgatttgtttttgttaatacaaaatatttttatttttatttaatttccatttttaaacatataaatatactaaCATTAAATAGCTTTTAATAGTCATGTAAGTTTTTCTTGACTGAGGTATAGAGAAATGTACTTAATGGTGACCTTTGAAtgactgattttttttatcatctcaatttttactattttggtttactggatttaattttaaaatacaccatgaattatttggtttttcaattttaattttttcttttaaatttgtgttgtttgttaaataatcttaaaatgaatggaaaagttAACGTCGGTTAATTTTGTTGACGTTGCATACATGTGTATTATTATGTCaagaattaattatattttaaaattttaaaaattcaaaaatattataaaaattaattaattactattgtGGCACACGTTGACTACCATGTGGATATCATGTTAACAAAGTTAATAGACATTAgcttttccatccattttgagGTGATTGATAAACaatgtaaattttaactaaaagaggtgaaaaaataattgaaggaccaaataAATCATGACAACAATTAAAAACTGTcttatacaattttatttttaaactcatttattcaTGGGCTGAATTGGGATGGCTttgattatggttttttttcataaatttaccatcaatctaatattaaaatttttaaaatatatattatcattacaaataaaatttaaattaataaaacaaattgggTGGAATTAAGTCAAATTCAATATTACATTGTCCAAAATTGATTTGGGATGAACGAACCTATCGGATCTTGAAGGGATGTAATTAAAGAATTAGACAAATGTTTGtagagtttttaaaaataaatataggaAATTGTAATAACAAgcaaataacaatatatatttcaaatatgcggaattaaaatatttacataaattttctaatttattataattgtaaattgcaTCCAACATTAAGGTAGCATAACATGATTTGTTTACTCtctctatgtatatatattaaatggatGTGATGAAGGTTTTAAATGAAGTAGGTTTTGGTTTTCGTAGAACTATGTGTTCTAAGAAGCACATTtgactttattaaatatttaggcACACGCGCTCAAGCAATGTGGCCTCGAAATTATGGCATTCGGTTGAAGGCagatagatttttttataatacacGTCCAGTTtggaattatatttttcttattaactAGTAATATTGCCCCACCCGGGTCAAGGAAAAAATTTACGCTCGCTTTCTGACTCCAGGTTTGGTTCGTCCCtagatataaaattttgttcaacCCCGAaccttataaaaatattaaaattcaaatttgatctgcccgtattaaaatattttatattattcttttatacaaaaaattttaaaaaatataatacattaaatacactaaaaatattaaaataaatgctcccaacaaatgaattttttaaaaaatatactaaaataacattaagataAGTGCAACTTAGAAAGCAAATACctttaaaatagtagcaaaattaataataaaacaagagttatacaatatcaaaacaataacaaaataataataatagcaatataatagcgaaatgatagtaaaacaatgaaaaatagtggaaaaaataataaaaaaatcaattttttttttcaaatttaggcCGAGCCGGGCCAAAAAAAGCTTACATGAGGCCTGGCGCATTTAGAAAATaggccttattttttttgtcaaagtctatttttcgggcctatattttcgCCTAAACTCTTGCACTTTTCGGAAAGGCCTTTGGGCCGAGCCGAGTGGCCCGACCCATGGACAAGTCTATGCCTGTGTCACACCCCAAGTTTGGAAGATCTGAGATCTTGGCGTATAATGACAAAATAATTTGTTTGGTGAAGTGTAACCGGCTCATATGTTTCTTTTGGTGCATAGGTGTGGGCGTATAGTAATCGCCATGTGAGTAAGtgaagatttttattttacattattctTCTATTTAAAAGAGAAATATTTGGTTAAGTGAAAAGGTAATTATGGTATGGGCTAATGCCAAAGATATATTGTTTGTCTGAAGTACTGTGTCAGTAAGGTTGTAAAGTAATCTGGTTAGGAACCAACTAGATAGACTAGTCTAATATCTATAATAGAGGATTCTCACTTATGTTTCTCTTGGAAACTATAGGCCATTAAGAAGGACAAATTCTAAAGTTGTGACACTTGTTAAGTTCCACCAGGTAGGATGGgtcatatatatgtgtgtgtgagaAGGGTTCTGAAAAtggttcttcttcttccttcaatGCTACTTtctgattctttttctttaaatctaATGGTATCTTTTCCTCATTAAGCTGGAAGTTAAGGATTTTTTGTTTAATCAGTGATCATTCCATCTCTGGTTAAGTATTACAGCTCCGCATGTTAGATGTTTTGAAAGAGTAAGTCTGTATGTGGTATATAAACAGTAAGTTGTAAGTATAAGGTTTTTGCATGGGGGTTATCAGTATTAAGATGATAGTGATTTATatgtaaatgagttttaatggtgGTATTATGTTTTGTAAGCAGTTGTTGCTGCTGGTTTGAGAAGGATGTTTGAGTCTGGAGTTTAGAACTATAGTAAGTGAGTATTAGGTAAGTCTCTATCTTGACTCTTATATGTGGACTGTTCAAGtagaagtatatatatacataaatgatgatgatatatataataacagGTAAGTGTATGAGTAAAGTAAAGATAATATATGTGCTATATGTATTAAGTTCTATTGAAA from Gossypium raimondii isolate GPD5lz chromosome 1, ASM2569854v1, whole genome shotgun sequence harbors:
- the LOC105782555 gene encoding uncharacterized protein LOC105782555; its protein translation is MAADVSSLHRVLSGYKDDLMVGNESGGAKPTALITRDLLGGGGGGAGGASPFINTKTDQSEELNLDLQVPNGWEKRLDLKSGKVYLQRCNSSSSSQLSDGSKHQINQTVPKLQDLNFPASSSKPLLNLFDDTNLELKLVSSLTPTNYQSVCTLDKVKFALERAEKEPIKKRSPSYSSSSSSIKDSQNSEGDQDKLFASPVAAGCPGCLSYVLIMKHNPKCPRCNTLVPMPVAKKPRIDLNISI